In Sphingobacteriaceae bacterium, the following proteins share a genomic window:
- a CDS encoding cytochrome-c peroxidase, with amino-acid sequence MRIKITYFSFTLLLLCLFFVSFTNDNPFFNITAKDVELKIPKGFPKPKYTFAKNKLSPDVFILGRRLFYDNILSKDNSISCSSCHQRIAAFAHIDHRLSHGINGRIGTRNIPALQNLIWQDSYMWDGGVNNLEVQPLNPITNPLEMDETLSNVLLKLKRDSTYAQLFKKAYHDTIINSERLLKSLAQFTGLMVSSNSRYDKFLNHQDTFSKAELQGLKLFRSKCANCHTEPLFTDNSYRNNGIKTDTSLKDSGRFKITGVEKDKNCFKVPGLRNIAMTYPYMHDGRFRNLREVVNYYSSPKNFEKSADLSLLKIGTLNETEKKDLLAFLMTLTDKEFLYDRRFADPGVNY; translated from the coding sequence ATGAGAATTAAAATTACATATTTCTCTTTTACACTTCTCCTGCTTTGCTTGTTCTTTGTAAGCTTTACGAATGACAATCCCTTTTTCAATATAACAGCGAAGGATGTTGAATTAAAAATACCAAAAGGATTTCCTAAACCTAAGTATACCTTTGCTAAAAATAAATTGAGTCCCGATGTTTTTATATTGGGGCGGAGATTATTTTACGACAACATACTTTCAAAAGACAATTCCATTAGCTGTTCTTCGTGTCATCAGCGTATTGCAGCATTTGCGCACATTGATCACCGCTTAAGTCATGGCATTAATGGACGCATAGGGACAAGAAATATTCCAGCATTACAAAACCTGATCTGGCAAGACAGTTATATGTGGGATGGCGGCGTAAATAATTTAGAAGTTCAGCCTTTAAATCCTATTACAAATCCCCTTGAAATGGACGAAACATTGAGCAATGTTCTCTTAAAACTAAAAAGGGATTCCACTTACGCACAGTTATTTAAAAAAGCCTACCACGATACAATCATTAATTCTGAACGTCTTCTGAAATCTCTCGCACAATTTACAGGACTTATGGTTAGTTCAAATTCCCGCTACGATAAATTTTTAAACCATCAGGATACCTTTTCAAAAGCTGAATTACAGGGATTAAAACTCTTCCGCTCAAAGTGCGCTAATTGTCATACAGAGCCGCTGTTTACAGACAATAGTTACAGAAACAACGGCATAAAAACAGATACATCACTCAAAGACTCCGGACGCTTTAAAATTACTGGTGTGGAAAAAGATAAAAATTGTTTTAAAGTACCCGGTTTAAGAAACATTGCGATGACCTATCCTTACATGCACGACGGGCGGTTCAGGAATTTAAGAGAAGTAGTGAACTACTATTCCAGTCCAAAAAATTTTGAGAAATCTGCAGATCTTTCCCTTTTAAAAATAGGAACACTAAATGAGACAGAAAAGAAAGATCTTCTCGCTTTTTTAATGACGCTTACAGACAAAGAATTTTTATACGATAGAAGATTTGCAGATCCAGGAGTGAACTATTGA
- a CDS encoding RNA polymerase subunit sigma-70, with translation MLTESEKIALLKSGDSFAFESFVKEFQTKVYNTCLGIVQNTEDAEDLSQEVFILIYRSIKRFKGESSLSTWVYRVTVTTALDFLRRKKRKKRFAFLQSLFTNQGEEMKLPVSDFYHPRVRLENKERAVILFKAIDQLSENQKTAFILHKLEDLSYAEIAGVMNISLSSVESLMFRAKQKLQGLLKNYYEENEK, from the coding sequence ATTTTGACAGAGTCGGAAAAAATAGCGCTTCTAAAATCGGGTGATTCGTTTGCTTTCGAATCTTTTGTAAAAGAGTTTCAAACCAAGGTTTACAATACCTGTCTTGGAATTGTTCAAAACACTGAAGATGCGGAGGATCTTAGTCAGGAAGTCTTTATTCTTATTTACAGATCCATTAAGCGCTTTAAAGGCGAATCTTCTTTATCCACCTGGGTTTATCGTGTTACAGTTACCACAGCGCTTGATTTTTTAAGACGAAAAAAACGAAAAAAAAGATTTGCGTTCTTACAGTCTCTCTTCACTAATCAAGGTGAAGAAATGAAATTGCCTGTTTCTGATTTTTATCATCCGAGAGTGAGGCTCGAAAATAAAGAAAGAGCTGTTATTTTATTTAAGGCAATCGACCAGCTTTCTGAAAATCAAAAAACAGCTTTTATCTTGCATAAGCTCGAAGATTTGAGTTATGCAGAAATAGCCGGTGTTATGAATATTTCACTAAGTTCTGTAGAATCTCTTATGTTCAGGGCAAAACAAAAACTGCAAGGGCTTTTGAAAAATTATTACGAAGAAAATGAAAAATAG